Proteins found in one Amycolatopsis umgeniensis genomic segment:
- a CDS encoding 4-hydroxy-3-methylbut-2-enyl diphosphate reductase encodes MSSASPGITPAGSPTITESGVPAGGKRVLLAKPRGYCAGVDRAVIAVEKALELYGAPVYVRKEIVHNRHVVETLRDRGVIFVDETSEVPEGELVVFSAHGVSPAVHAEAAERNLRTIDATCPLVTKVHKEVNRFAKDDYDILLIGHEGHEEVEGTAGEAPDKVQLVDTAEDVDKVEIRDPSKVIWLSQTTLSVDETMERVDQLRDKFPGLADPPSDDICYATTNRQVAVKAMAAECDLVLVVGSTNSSNSKRLVEVALKAGARASHLVDFAHEVDEAWLEGVETVGVTSGASVPEVLVMDLLAWLAERGWGDVDEVTTANEKIAFALPHELKKVGRA; translated from the coding sequence ATGAGTTCTGCGAGTCCCGGAATCACGCCCGCCGGCAGTCCGACGATCACCGAGTCCGGTGTGCCGGCAGGTGGCAAACGTGTCCTGCTCGCCAAGCCTCGTGGTTACTGCGCGGGTGTCGACCGCGCGGTCATCGCCGTCGAAAAGGCACTCGAGCTCTACGGTGCGCCGGTGTACGTGCGTAAGGAGATCGTGCACAACCGGCATGTCGTGGAGACCCTGCGCGATCGCGGGGTGATCTTCGTCGACGAGACCTCCGAGGTGCCGGAAGGCGAATTGGTGGTGTTCTCCGCGCACGGCGTCTCGCCCGCGGTGCACGCCGAGGCGGCCGAGCGCAATCTGCGGACCATCGACGCGACCTGCCCTCTCGTGACGAAGGTGCACAAAGAGGTCAACCGGTTCGCGAAGGACGACTACGACATCCTGCTGATCGGCCACGAAGGCCATGAAGAGGTCGAAGGCACGGCCGGCGAAGCTCCCGACAAGGTGCAGCTCGTCGACACCGCCGAAGACGTCGACAAGGTCGAGATCCGCGACCCCTCGAAGGTCATCTGGCTCTCACAGACCACCCTTTCGGTGGACGAGACCATGGAGCGCGTCGACCAGCTGCGGGACAAGTTCCCCGGCTTGGCCGACCCGCCCAGCGACGACATCTGTTACGCCACCACCAACCGTCAGGTCGCGGTCAAGGCCATGGCCGCCGAATGCGATCTGGTGCTGGTGGTCGGCTCCACGAACTCGTCCAACTCGAAGCGCCTCGTCGAGGTCGCGCTGAAGGCCGGGGCGCGCGCGTCGCACCTGGTCGACTTCGCGCACGAAGTCGACGAAGCGTGGCTCGAAGGCGTTGAGACCGTCGGTGTCACCAGCGGCGCTTCGGTGCCGGAGGTGCTGGTCATGGACCTGCTGGCGTGGCTGGCCGAGCGCGGCTGGGGCGACGTCGACGAGGTCACCACGGCGAACGAGAAGATCGCTTTCGCGCTGCCGCACGAGCTGAAGAAGGTCGGCAGGGCCTGA
- a CDS encoding lipid droplet-associated protein, whose translation MKPLPLPLRVAAGLAVTTAERVRELPKQLTGLPVTVVSQVLQFSMRVQQHVTELAIKGDDALSGLRPVEDAPSWATFDEDLPPDLGERRYERDSCVIPLHEDAEVPEPRAETNGRLHDLEALTEDPWAEEERALAEDHADGEFDSASAPVTAGPAGLEDYDTLTLPQLRARLRRFDLTQLEELLTYERANADRASFVGMLARRIGNVKKAESDGDSAEGQ comes from the coding sequence ATGAAGCCTCTCCCGCTCCCCCTCCGGGTCGCCGCGGGCCTCGCCGTCACCACCGCCGAGCGGGTTCGCGAACTTCCCAAGCAGCTCACCGGGCTCCCCGTCACAGTGGTCAGCCAGGTCCTCCAGTTCTCCATGCGCGTCCAGCAGCACGTCACCGAGCTGGCGATCAAGGGCGACGACGCGCTGTCGGGTCTCCGTCCGGTCGAGGACGCCCCGAGCTGGGCCACCTTCGACGAAGATCTCCCGCCGGACCTCGGCGAACGCCGTTACGAACGCGACTCGTGCGTGATCCCGCTGCACGAGGACGCCGAGGTCCCCGAACCGCGCGCCGAGACGAATGGTCGTCTTCACGACCTCGAAGCGCTCACCGAAGACCCGTGGGCCGAGGAGGAGCGCGCGCTCGCCGAGGACCACGCCGACGGCGAGTTCGACAGCGCGAGCGCGCCCGTGACTGCCGGTCCCGCGGGGCTCGAGGACTACGACACCCTCACCCTGCCGCAGTTACGTGCCCGTCTGCGCCGGTTCGACCTCACGCAGCTGGAAGAACTGCTGACCTACGAACGGGCGAACGCCGACAGGGCGTCGTTCGTCGGCATGCTCGCGCGTCGCATCGGCAACGTGAAGAAGGCCGAGAGCGACGGCGACAGCGCGGAAGGCCAGTGA
- the rmuC gene encoding DNA recombination protein RmuC yields the protein MATVITTAAVVLALLLLVAVALLWRLYNDGMRRADAAAKLVAAERSKADQQQLALRRYEVAFASISGRGELGEKVLLETARALGLREELHFTLQTDLAGGGAAKPDMVLRVGGGRTVPVDAKASMACWAEAVETNDPEERLDALRVHVRQLRSRAAELAGKGYQRWADAIYGTIMFVPSDAAVVAALDTDPELLRWMLDRRVFLCGPTGFAVLASAALFAATERALVEDVEQVRAGAAAAHRAAGNAVDALNLSSTHLQRFISARRRELEALESFRSTVSPLTDASGSPAPVPSIRKADELPAN from the coding sequence GTGGCGACGGTGATCACCACCGCGGCCGTCGTGCTCGCGCTCCTGCTGCTCGTCGCCGTCGCACTGCTGTGGCGGCTGTACAACGACGGCATGCGGCGGGCGGACGCCGCGGCGAAACTGGTCGCCGCCGAACGTTCGAAGGCGGATCAGCAGCAGCTCGCGTTGCGCCGGTACGAGGTCGCTTTCGCCTCGATCAGCGGCCGCGGCGAGCTGGGCGAAAAGGTCCTCCTGGAGACAGCACGCGCGCTCGGGCTCCGCGAGGAGCTGCACTTCACGCTGCAAACCGACCTCGCGGGCGGCGGAGCGGCGAAACCGGACATGGTGCTGCGGGTCGGCGGCGGGCGGACGGTGCCTGTCGACGCGAAGGCGAGCATGGCGTGCTGGGCGGAGGCCGTCGAGACCAACGACCCCGAAGAACGGCTCGACGCGTTGCGCGTCCACGTCCGGCAGCTCCGGTCGCGGGCGGCCGAGCTGGCGGGCAAGGGCTACCAGCGCTGGGCCGACGCGATCTACGGGACGATCATGTTCGTCCCCTCCGACGCGGCCGTGGTGGCCGCGCTGGACACCGATCCGGAACTGCTGCGCTGGATGCTGGACAGGCGCGTCTTCCTCTGCGGGCCGACGGGGTTCGCCGTACTCGCGTCCGCCGCGCTGTTCGCCGCGACCGAACGGGCGCTGGTCGAGGACGTCGAGCAGGTCCGGGCGGGAGCCGCGGCCGCGCACCGGGCCGCGGGCAACGCCGTCGACGCGCTGAACCTGTCGAGCACCCACCTCCAGCGCTTCATCTCGGCCCGGCGCCGCGAACTGGAGGCACTCGAAAGCTTCCGGAGCACGGTCTCCCCGCTGACGGACGCGTCGGGCAGCCCGGCGCCGGTGCCCTCGATCCGGAAGGCGGACGAGCTCCCGGCGAACTGA
- a CDS encoding DUF6542 domain-containing protein, whose product MTAIRDRQSDPDADDVPVAWDERPLVGARRGLPWWAAVLVGFGLAILGAFIDVMIQKDLGLLFKVCYALGAVVAVVAVQRRGLFGPMVQPPLVLAVTVPGVILLTSDNSKGSDLLERAFDIGTPLINGFPTMAITTGVTLAIGFFRIYRERDPDAPVKLKGNAKPERREDAKPPVKPAAAAAGRRPASRTGQTPPPPSRRGAPRDDAPPRRRPVDDERRPRRDAEPGARKPPPPGRQPRRPRPPEDGGEPRRRDPRGESAPGAPRRRPPRADDPRRGGQPPRRRPWDDER is encoded by the coding sequence GTGACCGCGATTCGCGATCGCCAGAGCGATCCTGATGCCGACGACGTTCCCGTAGCCTGGGACGAGCGTCCGCTCGTCGGCGCCAGGCGCGGGCTGCCCTGGTGGGCCGCCGTCCTGGTGGGCTTCGGGCTCGCCATCCTTGGCGCCTTCATCGACGTGATGATCCAGAAGGATCTGGGCCTGCTGTTCAAGGTCTGCTACGCGCTCGGCGCGGTGGTCGCCGTGGTGGCCGTCCAGCGAAGAGGGCTGTTCGGCCCGATGGTGCAGCCGCCCCTGGTCCTCGCGGTGACCGTCCCGGGGGTCATCCTCCTGACGTCGGACAACAGCAAGGGCTCCGACCTGCTCGAGAGAGCCTTCGACATCGGCACGCCGCTGATCAACGGGTTCCCGACGATGGCCATCACCACCGGTGTCACCCTGGCGATCGGCTTCTTCCGGATCTACCGCGAACGCGATCCCGACGCCCCGGTGAAGCTGAAGGGGAACGCCAAGCCGGAACGTCGCGAAGACGCGAAACCCCCGGTCAAGCCCGCTGCCGCGGCCGCAGGCCGCCGTCCGGCTTCGCGGACCGGGCAGACGCCGCCCCCGCCGTCACGCCGGGGCGCGCCCCGGGACGACGCGCCGCCGCGCCGCCGTCCGGTCGACGACGAGCGCCGTCCTCGCCGCGACGCCGAGCCCGGCGCCCGCAAGCCACCGCCTCCGGGACGTCAGCCCCGGCGTCCGCGTCCGCCGGAAGACGGCGGCGAGCCTCGCCGTCGCGACCCTCGTGGCGAAAGCGCCCCCGGCGCCCCGCGCCGCCGTCCGCCGCGTGCGGACGACCCTCGCCGAGGCGGTCAGCCGCCACGCCGCCGCCCTTGGGACGACGAGCGCTGA
- a CDS encoding exonuclease SbcCD subunit D C-terminal domain-containing protein produces the protein MKLLHTSDWHIGRTFHGADLLAEQEAVLGHLADLVLAESVDVVLVSGDIYDRAVPSAEAVRVATTALGRLRQAGAQLVMTPGNHDSAPRLGAFADFAAAGGLHLRATIDGLAEPVLLPDAHGEVALYGIPYLEPEPARHALGVPEARGHTGVLTEAMRRIRADLAARPSGTRSVVLAHAFVTGGEPTESERTIAVGGVEQVPGSVFDGVDYVALGHLHGPQTLAEHLRYSGSPLAYSFSETRQRKSVWLVELDAEGLAEVRRHELPVPRHLAMLRGELADLLSDPEHDGLTEHFLSFTVTDRVRPIDAMRKLRERFPHAVHMDWQPEGGHDGAALKYAEAVRGRSDVEITRSFLEDCRGSEPSESEERLVLAALGAAGREREV, from the coding sequence GTGAAGCTCCTGCACACGTCCGACTGGCACATCGGCCGCACGTTCCACGGCGCCGATCTGCTCGCCGAGCAGGAAGCCGTGCTCGGTCATCTCGCCGACCTCGTGCTCGCCGAGTCGGTCGACGTCGTCCTCGTTTCCGGGGACATCTACGACCGCGCGGTGCCTTCGGCGGAGGCCGTTCGCGTCGCCACGACCGCGCTCGGCAGGCTCCGTCAGGCCGGGGCGCAGCTGGTGATGACGCCGGGCAACCACGATTCCGCGCCGCGGCTGGGCGCGTTCGCCGACTTCGCCGCGGCGGGCGGGCTGCACCTGCGCGCCACGATCGACGGTCTCGCCGAGCCGGTGCTGCTGCCCGACGCGCACGGCGAGGTCGCCCTCTACGGCATCCCGTACCTCGAACCGGAGCCCGCGCGCCACGCCCTCGGCGTCCCCGAGGCCCGCGGCCACACCGGCGTCCTCACCGAGGCGATGCGGCGGATCCGCGCCGATCTCGCCGCGCGGCCGTCCGGAACGCGCTCGGTGGTGCTCGCGCACGCCTTCGTCACCGGTGGCGAGCCGACCGAATCCGAGCGGACCATCGCGGTCGGCGGCGTCGAGCAGGTGCCGGGTTCGGTGTTCGACGGAGTCGACTACGTCGCACTCGGGCATCTGCACGGCCCGCAGACCCTCGCCGAGCACCTGCGCTATTCGGGCAGCCCGCTGGCGTATTCGTTTTCCGAGACGCGGCAACGGAAATCCGTCTGGCTGGTGGAGCTCGACGCGGAAGGGCTCGCCGAAGTCCGGCGCCACGAACTGCCGGTTCCGCGGCATCTCGCGATGCTCCGCGGCGAACTGGCGGATCTCCTGTCGGATCCGGAACACGACGGCCTCACCGAACATTTCCTTTCCTTCACGGTCACCGACAGGGTCCGGCCGATCGACGCCATGCGGAAACTGCGTGAGCGCTTCCCGCACGCCGTGCACATGGACTGGCAGCCGGAAGGCGGCCACGACGGAGCCGCGCTGAAGTACGCCGAAGCCGTCCGAGGGCGATCCGACGTCGAGATCACGCGCAGTTTCCTCGAGGACTGCCGCGGATCCGAGCCGTCGGAGAGCGAGGAGCGCCTGGTGCTGGCGGCGCTGGGCGCGGCGGGCAGGGAGCGCGAAGTATGA